TAAAGGCCGAGCTGCTTCTCGCATTAGTGTTTGAGCCAGTAAAATGAAAAGGTCACAACGTTATTGCACTTTTAGTCAAGCGCGAAACATCTCAGCAGTGATCCCTGCAACATATTTTGCACTGACCAGTGTGCAGTCCCTTGAATTAATGGCTATATAATTCAGGCGTGAGTAGTCAGCGCTTTGATTAGTTACCCCGCACCCTGATAAAGCCCagacttaaaggaatacgccaccgtttgttgaaataaggcttatcacggtctaacctggctgtagataggtgggccaacgcatttttttgtctcagtgcaagtaattaggttgtttttttttggctcacttttactcacaacatgctaaccggcaacataggattccattcactacgctaagctaactagcggcggcgctgccggtgtagCACCGGGATGAAAcaatacatgcacaaaaaaatgcgttggcccacctatctatcCCTTTAACAGAAAGGAAACTTCTAATAGCTTCCGAACACCAATGCTTCACGCCTACGCTCAGAGTTTTTAAAAGTCTTGTTTCAAGGCCAAAATCCACTCGGTTCCTCTAACTCTATTGTTCTATTGTTAttgttctcctctcctctcggcTGTCAGTCACATTGAGTAAAAACAACCGTCAGTCGGTATCCTGTGCACAAGTGCTTCTTCCTTGTACCTGGATCTTCGTCATTTGTcattgtatgtgtctgtatgtgcacGTGTTGTCCATGCATAAGTCACCCGGACAGGCAGGCGGTTAAAACACTTGCACGCAcaaacatgtttgtgtgcttcATGAAAAGTCTGGTGCTGCAGTCAGAAGTTGAAGCACAAAGTAAATTAATACCATGTTTATTTCCTTATTaataacatatacatatatttttttattgtatgtcatTCTGCATTATATGAAAATGTGCTGCACAAATCTCATCCAACAGTGTTTCAGCAGCGTTGTATATACAGCTGGGATGGAGCTCAACTAGCTATCAGGGGGGGAAATAACGCCTGTCAAGTGTGGCATTCACTGGCAGCAGGATATTTTTCTCATCTGTCACAGTCAAGTGTGTTTGGCCTCAAAGGTCAGCCTGCGTAAAGACAAAGGCTAGGAGTGGCCTAAAGGATTATCACCTTTAGACCTCGACGCGGCCAAAGCTTTATCCATTAAATTGCAGCTCATATTCTCCGAGGGCTTCTGTGCTGAGAACAGATGCCAAACAAATCCACTGAGCAGAGAGAGATAAACAAGGTAAACATGTCTGCGGGAAGAGGAGACAAGTGACCAAGCCGTTAAAACCAAATCTGTTTCCCAAAAACGGACTCCTTTTGTACATTTGAAACTTTGTAGCATTTTGCAAAGATCAGGACAATAACTGATTCAAAAATATTGTTAATAAGGGATTCAGTAGTAGCAGTAGGCTAGTGACATATTGTTAAATTTGTATTTAACTTGTGTCTTTCAGCTCACTTCCTGGcctgtttggaaaaaaaaattaaataaagctGCAAAACGCTACATTTTCTGAAAAAATGAATAAGGTTGAAGTATCAATTTAGGTGTAACCAGTAAAACTGAAGTGTCCGTTGAAATGGAAGACCTAGAAGAAGTTAGGAATAAGGAAGTTTAAGCAGTGAAAGcagattttttaaaacattataagCAAATTTTAAAAATCGTTAGCTAGCATGACTAAAAAGCTTTGATATCCTGTGCCGAACCGAATATGACCTTAAATTAATCATATCACATTCAATTTTTCAACTGTGTATGACTAAATAAAGATTAGATCACTAGTTTACTGTGGAACAGAAAGTTCTTGGAAAGCCAAGATGCTCCATCTTCTCCTTTGTAATGTGAGGATGTTGTGGTTTCATGTCCACATTGTCCTCCCTGCTTAGCGTCCTTGCAGGGGCTCTGGaacatttctgtttaaaatCATTATCTAACTGGAGCTGGTCCATCTCGGACAACACCAGGTCTGCTCCAGACTATCAGGGAAGGACTCTTCCctgtttggtaaaaaaaaaaaaaaaaagatccccGCCGGCTTTCCATCCAACGCTGTGTTTAAATATGAGATTTGTGTGACAGCTGTTATAATTTCAGACATACACGctgttgtatgtatatgtttggGTCAGTCCAGGGCCAAATAAATGAAGCAAATACATCTTAGCATTTGTTTTAACCTACTTATGTTATGGCTGTAACAGCTTTACAGAACATGTCGGGTACCTTGACAAAATGAGTGCTTCTAAAACTCAAAGCAGGAATAAAAACAACCGCTCAGCTTTCATTGTgtgacattaaaaatgtattcatgcGCTTGTGTATATGGTATATCTAAACCATCTGGATTTATTAATCAAACAGCTAGACATTTAGAGAAATGAGTACACTTATTCGTTTTCTTGCTGAGAGAGTTCATGTTAGCTTACTTCTAGTCGCTGTGTCCAGCTACCACAGCAAcaactaaaaaaaacactttgttggttttacatttctgtttgtatatgaattaaacaaataagattAAATGTGTTCATTATTGAGCTTTAGAGGCTATTTTTagctgtttctttgtgtgtccagtcttaatgctaagccAACTGCCACCTGGCtccaattagctagctagcatacaTTTTACTATGCTACTATTAGCATCAAAGGCGACACAGGAAATACATAGataaaacattaattaatttaatgtgcaagatacaaaaaaaatatatgattaAACAAGTtgccaaaaaatatataaatatactgtatattaaagaGCAATATTTGATTAAATAATATTACATTGCTGTGTTTCATCATTTACTTCTACTTGTATACATTCATATATCATgcccatttatttattcatttcttagttatattttttttcccttgtcACTTTTGGGCCCAAAATCCTTTCACCGATgctgaaataaacacaaatgttaaaaaaaaaaattagatctCCCCACTTTCTCAAAACTCTGATTCCAGTCCACATTTCTAAAGAAAGTAGTGTTTGTACAGCTTCTAAAtgttctgaaaaacaaaaatttttCACCCGagacagctaaaaaaaaaaaaaagctaaaaagtaAACTTCTTGGAGGATGGAGAGACATTCAAATAGTTTGATGTTGAAAGTAGTCATTCTCTTGGCTTGTAAATGTGTAACAAAGGAGAAAATTTAAACAGTTGGATGTATTTCCACTTCATATATTCATCCTTGGATTCTCTAACTGAGGTTTAGTTTAAGATCATAAATATTTGTTGCAGACATGTCTGGGGGCCATTATGGAGGACCAAACCTACTGATGTTACCATGTTCTTATCATTTTGAGGCTGCAGTGATAACAGCTCTCTATCCTCCTTCCATTCATGGGCAGTCCTGGGCTGTGGTGAACAAAAGCTGCAAGGGGCTGGTGGATGAAAGAGGGTACAAAAAACAGGTTAATAGGTGAAGGGTTAGTGGACACTACTGCTTCATCCTCAGCGTGACCAGCGACCCCCATCAGGaaaatacagatatacagtatacacgCAACTGCTGCCGcctcctcccttctcctccttcAGTGTGCACTTCCCCTTTAAAGTAGGGGAAGTGTCTCCCTTGTAGTGTGTGGTGAGGCTGCTGTGGCTGACTTGACTTTAAGGATTTTAAAGGATAAAGAACACAATCTTGTAATGTATGGTGCCTATGGATGGATGCATGCAGGGGAACAGGCTCGAAGTTATTTATTCAAAGTTATTAAGTTTTTTATTGAATCTAAAGCATACATGACTGGATTGATCATCCCTAAAAGGTAAAagtcttgttgttgtttttttgtttcaaaatgttCATATTTTGCAACATTATGTATATCTGGTGATATGTTTTAAGTAGCATCATTGCTACTATATTACATCTACACGACATGGGTTGCAGGACATAACCAGGCAGAAAACATACAATGCAACCGAAACTGCGTTTAAGCAGTAATGTTGAAAAACCAATTTGTTTCTGTGTATTCATCTTTTAAAGACCCTTTAAAGGCAGTATTTGTTGAAACTGCAACAGGACTTTGATACCATAAAATTCCCTATATTGAGCTTGCTTGCAAATGTACATGGACAATGGAAATACTGGCATGTTGCAATATTTATTATTGGAGATTATTGCACATTGCAAACAATACTAATGGACATAAAGTGTAATCATAAACGCATATAGACATATAAAACCATGAATGAGTAGTACATTGTAGTTCATTGTGAGAATTTTCCTTGAGCATAAACAGacttgaaatgaaaatgaaatgaattgaAAAGTGAGACTAGTTTTATGACCTCCAGGACATGTATCACGTTCTAATATACAGAGACAAAGCAGGGTGTCACTCCAGAGTCCCAGCTGATGAATAATTGAATTTCACGTGCTCTTATCTCGGCTGTTGGCTAACAAAGGTTTTACGTTTGTTTTAGTGTTCAAGGAAAGGTGATATAAGTggataaaaatacaaacatccTCCCTTTATTTCAATAAGGAGgggttctctttttttattcccaATGATAGTTGTTTGAGAggtaacattgcttgtctttaacTGAATGTAAACTGTAAGATTGTAGCGTTCATTATTTTTAAGAGGTTTCTATAACTGTATATTCCTGAACATCCAAAGTATACCCGTTCACAGTCTGACAGTTTTATCATTCTCATCTCTTTCTGGTTTGGTGCCACAATCCATCTCTGATAATCCACTCTGCTCCACCGCTACATTTTCTAATAAATCTCATTTTTCATCTCCGCTCAAATTGCATTCCCTCTGCACGTTTGTCCAAGCCTGTTTATGCTTGTTGAGCAATAACAACAAACTAGATGTTTACCCAGAAAGGTTAACAAAAACCTCAAGCTCGATCATAAATCTAACCCTAACCGTTACTTACACACAGTTCAGCTTCTGTGGCCACGGCCGCTACTTTTAACTTGGCTTCTCCTTCCCTGCAGGGTAGCTGTACCTTGATGGGAGTGGAGCCGGGCTGCAAACGGGGAGGAAGTCTGCAGATTCGGCATACATGATGGACTGGAACTACTCACGTGCTCTGCTCTCTGGGGAGCAGCTCATCTTTGCCATCACCATACCACTGTCGACCGCCATCATCTTGGCCAACCTCGTCATCATCTTGGGCATCGCCTGGAACCGCCAGCTCCACAACACAACCAACTACTTCTTCTTCAGCCTGTTAGTGGCAGATCTGTGCACCGGCGTGGCGCTGCCGTTCATACCATTAATGGGTCTGAACCGGGCGTTGAGTTTTAGCTCCTGCCTGGTGGCTCACGTTTTCCCAAACTTCCTCTTCCTGGCGTTCCTTTTCAACCTGGTAATGGTCCACTATGAGCGCTACATTTGCATCGTCGACCCCCTGTGCTACAACAACCTGTGGATGCATCGCAGATTCCCTCTGGCGTGTCTCGTGGTTTGGGCGCCGCCACTTCTGTACGCATCCCTACCTGCTTTCGGTTGGAATAACTGGACAGGGCCGGATTGGAACGGCTGTTGTGCAAGTAGCCCAAACACAACGCTTCTTTCAAACTGTTCAACGAACAAAACCACGTGCTGCTCGTACAGGCGAGTATTCCCCAACGCCTTTATCTACTTGGAGGTGTATGGGCTCGTCTTACCTGCTATTCTTACCATCGCTGGCATGACTGGCCGCGTTTTATGGATCACCCGAGGCCAGCTGAAAGACATTTGTCGCCTTCATCGATCGGTGGAGCGGGGAAGTCAGGCCTCGGACCGAGAGCAGAGGCTGAACATGCGGTACACTCGCTGCGTGGTGGCGGTGTCGCTGACGTTTCTCGCATGCTGGGTACCCTACCTCATTTACATGCACGCCTGCATAGCGTTCTTGATCAGCGACACCAAGTGGAGCTCCACTACTCACATCGTGCTGTCATGCACTGGCATTGGAAGCATGGCTGTGGTGCCGCTGGTGCTCGGCCTAGCTAACAGGCAGTACACAGAACCGGCATTCAAACTTCTCCAGAAACTCCGAGACAGATGGAGGCGAAGGACGCAGGGATCAGAGGAGGCGCCAGTCTGAGAAAATAACGACGAATATTTATGAAGGTTAATTTGGAAGAAATCATGATGCTCACTTTGATGCCCACAGTAAATTGACCAAGGCCATTGCAGTGATTCTTTCACAATTTAGTTATCaatgttactttaaaaaaaaaagtccatgcATTGTTTTACACTGGGTTTGCAATGATCATTTCTGTATGTAGCTTCCCATTTCTGATGGTTTTCCATGACATTTTCATAATTCAGCGGACAATATTACTGTATAAGGAGATAGAATTGAAAAGATGAAGGAAAGTTAGTACGTGTAGTGACGACATTAAAACCAACCATCGTCTCAAACAAGCACCATTCGTGCTAACGTCAGTGTGCTAACTTGTtcacaatgctaacatgctgatattTCGCTTGTATAATAATACCTATAATGTTAATTGTCATTTTGAGAACATTAGGAAGAAAGGTTATATAAAGTACCCTCGTATCAGTGTTGTACATCCTTTAAATATAACTCAaagacatgtacagtatatcctcACTTCTCTTTGTGCTGCCTGCTCTGGATATCGTAACAGATTGTCCCCCATCTGTCACCCACCTCCCCTGAAATGTTTACTCCTACTTCCCTCACTAGTGTTTATCTATATGCTAGTATGCAAGCTGAAGAGGGGAGAGGGATGCACCCCCCCTGATTCATCTACGAGACATTAGTGCTTCAGCAAGAACATGCAGGAAAGAACTATGAAGGGAAAAACATGTGTGCATGTTAGTTTCTTCCATATTTAGATAAACTGTTTCAGGAAGGTTAAATACTGTAAAAGCAGGCTTCGGAGAAACATCTGCTGCTTCCAAATAACTGTATTTGAAGACTCAAAGATGTATTTGTTGTAAAGTTCCACTCAAGGGAAATTATCTTTTTTATTCAAGACTCGATTAAACACAGAATATGTGTCATGAGAAAtgagaatactttattgatcccctttGAAATTGTGaagttgcagttgctcacagtcagatttaaggttaaaaaaaaaaaaaaaagagtgagaaaAAACTAGTCAATAAGTGTATGAAGTAACATAGCTAGCGTGcaagaaataaaaatggaagttaaagtaaagtaaaagtaggtTAAGAAGATGTTACTACAATGAGGGATGGTACAGATGCTATGGGAGTTGTACAGTGTGAACATACAGTAAGTTGCAGCAGTGATCAAGTGGCTGTAACAATGTTAGACTGTAATAATGTCAGAAATGCAATTTGTTTCCCCCCCCAAACAAAGTGTGGTAGTAACtgtgtacatacagtacgtGGGTGGAAAAGAGACAAGCTCATTTGGAGAAGCAGACTTTAATTAAATTGAAGAGCAATCAAGGTCTGAACTGTTATGGGACATTAGGAGCGATGAGATATCATCATGGGGTCAGGGTACACTATCTGTCCTTGTCCTGCTTTGCTAAGTCATGTTCCAGCAAGTGTTCCACATCGGAACAGTGTATACGTGTGTCCATAAgaccgaggaggaggaggaggaaggaaataATGAAGACAGGACGTGACTGTCGGACTCCTAATGACTGACTGCTACCTGTATCATGTGGAAAGCTtctgacaaacaaacacactgtgCCCTAACTGTGTCTGGATTCTTTACATCTAtatatttgctttctttctgagggtgaaatgagaagattgatatcacTCTCATGTCTCTACAATACCTTAGCTTAGCCTGAAAACGGAGGGAAATAGCCTGCTCCAAATGTAACAAACTCTGCGTGTTTGAAAGTTTGAATTTGTCATTTTTGATAAGATATACCGTGTTAATTAGTATGTTTTAtaggcaggggtcttcaacgttttttaaaccaagaactccttaactgaaagagagagggagcagggacccccccactacatatattgtataattaagttgcatattaaacaggGCCTACAAAAGCGTGTaaggtggcctaaagcctttatacacactttttttctgcatagaatactaagctattaaaataataattgttggcatcatttaatgttaaacatacctgtggcacagtgaatccgtattaactgtatctgtggatggctaccttagtagagcagagatttattttttgctaatgatatgttggattcatgttaagacattttaattttggaaaagaactttccaaaattaacaataattttagaggccccccctgcagtgactctgaggacccccggaaccccctgttgaagatccctgttaTAGAGTATCTCTGGACAGAGTCAGACAAGCTGTTTCCCCCCCTCTTTCCAGgcttttatgctaagctaagtaaATGTCTCCTGGCTCCGGCTATGTATGTAGTATGTAGAGTGgaatagaaaatgtatttcccaaaatgtcgttCTTTAAGTGACTATACTCTTGTGCGTTTatgtgaaagaaaaagagagcagACATATTGTTCATGGTGCTTTGTTTATTTATAGCCTATTTGAGTTCTAAAGGTGCAGATAcatgtgagagaaagagaacaaTTCCAAAGCAGTATGAAAAGCCATTTCAAGCATTCAGTTCTACCCCAGATCCATGTATGCCTCCCGTTAATGTGACCTCGTGTAGGAAGCGTTATCTTTGTGAATATCCTTCCCGATATTAACAAGATGTTGTGCATCAGAACAGttcctcattttatttttcacatcaTTAAGAAACCTTTACACAGTTTCTTTTTCTACAGAGACAAAATCTTATTAAGCTCAAAAAGCTATGAGAGAAACAACTGCAAGAAAGCTGAAACAAATACACCGATAGTACCAGGAACACAAGTCTTCGCCAAGGCAAAGAAAGATAAGAAAacccttttttaaaaagcacTGCTCGACATAAACAAACTGTCTCCAACTTTAAGCACGAGTTCTAGAAAAATGACGTTCGACCTGCCAAGAAgctattgttattgttattagaCTGCAGAAAGCACACAAACTAAACATGATTATTGCATTTAAATACACTTTCATGACGATCCTTCCAAATTTTActtaatttaaatatttgttattCACATTTTGCGGATATATTTCATTTAATGCTGCAGACAGAGGTGTGATGGACAGTGCCGGTCAGTCTTCAGTATAAAGGGAGCTTTCGGACACGACTCTGCCCGCCTCCACCTCCACCCGGATCAGCAGGCGTTTCTTCAAGGCGGGGTACACCGCCGGGACAGCTGTATCTACCGGGACGACTGTGGGTGCTGGGGCTTGTGGCTTCTCTGGTGGGAGGTGCTTCTCTGGCAGGAGGTGCTTCTCTGGCAGGAGGTGCTTCTCTGGCAGGAGGTGCTTCTTTGGCAGGAGGTGCTTCTCTGGCAGGAGGTGCTTCTCTGGCAGGAGGTGCTTCTTTGGCAAGTGAACGTCTGCGTGCAAGTAAGGACTTGGattggttggtttgtttttagaaATCTGAGCGAAAGAGAGGTTTTATTTTAGTGGGACACAAAACATGACTCAATCATGTAAAGGTTGATATGTATGAAATagatgcaggtttttttttttgttttttttttaaaccatgtcCAATTTTTATATATCTTAAGCCTATATGTTCTCATTATGTTAAATTTAGTTTTGTGTTCCTCTCAACCTTCCTCGTGTACCTCTAGTGATTTCCTAAATCTACATTTACCAGAACTCTTTTGAGCAACATCCTGACGGAAGATTTGTTGCTTTATTGAATTGAAAGACATGAATCAACGTTTTATCAGTGGTTTTCCAACCTGGGGGTCTGGATCCCCACAAGTAGCGCCCTCTATATAAAGGGCGCTACCCGCAAGGGGTCCCAAGACAAGTCCAAGGGGGATCACCAAATAATTAGTgggacagaaaaccagactttcttccaaacttttttttcttgtaaatttCTTAATTTCAACTTTAGACATTTGATTAATGAGGgaagccccccccaaaaaagaaattGGAACCACTGTTTTCAGCTCATTCAAAAAAAATCAAGCTACAGCTGCTCTGGGAATATTTTGACATGTTAATATGTCTCTAGTAtccttagaaaaaaaaagaaaaaatcaccACAGAGCGACCAAatcagaaaaatgtaacaaagtggCTCTCACCTGCGTGGCGCATATGGTAGTTCATTCTTCGCAGAGATggatcagagacagagagacagacaccgttgttagcgcGAGCCTTAATGCATTTATGATGTATTCTACAACAGACAGCAACATCATCTCCCATACCTCTGCTCCTCGCCCTCCAGCAGCTTGCGGTAGGTGGCGATCTCGATGTCCAGGGCCAACTTGAGGTTCATCAGCGCTTGGTGTTCGCGGATCTGTCCCGCCAAGTCCTGCTTGGCCCGTCTCAAGGCATCCTCCAGCTGGGAAATGTCGTCCCGAGCCTTCAGCAGGTTGTCTTCGCCTTCTGTCCTCGCGTCACTGATGTCCTTGTTCAGGGACTCttcctaacacaaaaaaacacagtaaaagAGAAAATCAGAGGCTGGTTGAATGGACAGGGTGTGTACTTATACACCTGAACTCTGGGAGTGTTTTATCTGTGATCACAACCTTCCTTTTGAGAGCTTCCAGGTCCCCGTTGAGCCTCTGGATGTGGCGCACCAGGTCTGAGATCTCCCTCCTTAAATCACGCACTTCCTGCTCACGCTGTCCTGCATTTGAGACCATGGCATCCATCTGAGGGGAAAAGATGGCATATTTCACCATGTCTCTTGGTAACTACAGAGCTGGTTTAAGaaggggtcagccctatgttcccac
The genomic region above belongs to Perca fluviatilis chromosome 24, GENO_Pfluv_1.0, whole genome shotgun sequence and contains:
- the LOC120554136 gene encoding G-protein coupled bile acid receptor 1-like; the protein is MMDWNYSRALLSGEQLIFAITIPLSTAIILANLVIILGIAWNRQLHNTTNYFFFSLLVADLCTGVALPFIPLMGLNRALSFSSCLVAHVFPNFLFLAFLFNLVMVHYERYICIVDPLCYNNLWMHRRFPLACLVVWAPPLLYASLPAFGWNNWTGPDWNGCCASSPNTTLLSNCSTNKTTCCSYRRVFPNAFIYLEVYGLVLPAILTIAGMTGRVLWITRGQLKDICRLHRSVERGSQASDREQRLNMRYTRCVVAVSLTFLACWVPYLIYMHACIAFLISDTKWSSTTHIVLSCTGIGSMAVVPLVLGLANRQYTEPAFKLLQKLRDRWRRRTQGSEEAPV